The following proteins are encoded in a genomic region of Fodinicurvata sediminis DSM 21159:
- a CDS encoding AbrB/MazE/SpoVT family DNA-binding domain-containing protein has product MKVRLENVGKSKVVRLPETLTRDMGLGNEVELRVENGAVILTPCRAVREGWNTAFERMAASGDDAPLIPDGLDKDFDDKAWSW; this is encoded by the coding sequence ATGAAAGTCAGGCTGGAAAACGTCGGCAAGTCTAAGGTGGTGCGTCTGCCGGAAACCTTGACCCGGGACATGGGCCTGGGGAACGAGGTCGAGTTGCGGGTCGAAAACGGAGCCGTCATCCTGACGCCCTGCCGTGCTGTGCGCGAGGGCTGGAACACGGCTTTTGAGCGCATGGCTGCCAGCGGTGACGATGCGCCGCTGATTCCCGATGGGCTCGACAAGGACTTCGACGACAAGGCCTGGAGCTGGTGA
- a CDS encoding phage portal protein, with product MWRWLTKRRAAPVAGPLSSGGTGFTGLLRQGSELELRPIRGRRQALEAYAGWVAAAAGALAQDVRAAPWDLWQRSGRKQHWRRLDETEIPPLLCRPNALQTWGDLLELTQLHLDLTGEAFWHLVTEQDGRGRARVTGLQILYPQWIEGPVLDRAGLELAGWCLQVPGRAPQTLPARDVIFLRYPHPAEPLRGASPVEALALSHELDQQARAYAGALLRNRATPELVITSAEELTSEQADLIRERWLDRYRDPASGPAVLGRGGQVQQLGGQLKDLAFLELAQLSRDQVFAVYKLPASKVGLTTDTNRANAEAADATYKENAVLPRLRRIEEAINHALLPRLAEAAEGPAEGGRLWFEFESPVREDREHLLRRAGELLANGAITLDRYRELLGEDPGAARGETGVSES from the coding sequence ATGTGGCGTTGGCTGACGAAACGGCGGGCGGCGCCGGTGGCGGGACCACTTAGCAGTGGCGGGACGGGTTTCACCGGCCTGTTGCGCCAGGGGTCGGAGCTGGAGCTGCGGCCCATCCGCGGGCGGCGGCAGGCGCTGGAGGCCTATGCCGGCTGGGTCGCCGCGGCGGCCGGGGCGCTGGCCCAGGACGTGCGGGCCGCGCCCTGGGACCTTTGGCAAAGAAGCGGCCGCAAACAGCACTGGCGGCGGCTGGACGAGACGGAGATTCCGCCTCTGCTGTGCCGGCCCAACGCGCTGCAGACCTGGGGCGACCTGCTGGAGCTGACGCAGCTGCACCTGGACCTGACGGGCGAGGCCTTCTGGCACCTGGTGACGGAACAGGACGGGCGTGGCCGCGCGCGGGTCACGGGGCTGCAGATCCTCTATCCGCAGTGGATCGAGGGGCCGGTGCTGGACCGCGCCGGCCTGGAGCTGGCGGGCTGGTGCCTGCAGGTGCCGGGCCGGGCGCCACAGACCCTGCCGGCGCGCGACGTGATCTTCCTGCGCTATCCCCATCCGGCCGAGCCGCTGCGCGGCGCCTCGCCGGTGGAGGCCCTGGCCCTGTCGCACGAGCTGGACCAGCAGGCGCGGGCCTATGCCGGGGCGCTGCTGCGCAACCGGGCGACGCCGGAGCTGGTCATCACCAGCGCCGAGGAACTGACGAGCGAGCAGGCCGACCTGATCCGCGAGCGCTGGCTGGACCGCTATCGCGACCCGGCCAGCGGGCCGGCGGTGCTGGGCCGCGGCGGGCAGGTGCAGCAGCTGGGCGGGCAGCTGAAGGACCTGGCCTTCCTGGAGCTGGCGCAGCTGAGCCGCGACCAGGTCTTCGCCGTCTACAAGCTGCCGGCCAGCAAGGTGGGCCTGACCACCGACACCAACCGTGCCAATGCCGAGGCGGCGGATGCGACCTACAAGGAAAACGCCGTGCTGCCGCGCCTGCGCCGCATCGAGGAGGCGATCAATCATGCCCTGCTGCCCCGGCTGGCGGAGGCGGCGGAGGGGCCGGCAGAAGGGGGCCGGCTGTGGTTCGAATTCGAAAGCCCGGTGCGCGAGGACCGCGAGCACCTGCTGCGCCGGGCCGGGGAACTGCTGGCCAACGGGGCCATCACGCTGGACCGCTATCGCGAGCTGCTGGGCGAGGACCCGGGTGCTGCGCGCGGCGAGACCGGCGTTTCCGAGAGCTGA